One genomic segment of Pseudobacteroides sp. includes these proteins:
- a CDS encoding 3-keto-5-aminohexanoate cleavage protein: MEPLILTAAITGAETTRSDQPNLPITPEEQAKEAKACFEAGARVIHLHIREDDGSPSQRLERFQEAISAIRKAVPEIIIQISTGGAVGEAFEKRLAPLALKPEMGTLNAGTLNFGNDVFINHPADIIRLAEAFKEYGVVPEVEVYESGMIDSVARLIKKGIITHSPLHVQFVLGVPGGMSGKPKNLMYMIDHLHEEIPTATWAVAGIGKWHLPTSLIALVTGGHIRCGFEDNIFYHKGVIADSNAQLVARLARIAEEIGRPLATPEQARQIFALHK, translated from the coding sequence TAACTGCTGCAATAACGGGAGCTGAAACAACCCGTTCTGATCAACCCAATTTACCTATAACTCCTGAAGAACAAGCAAAGGAAGCAAAGGCCTGTTTTGAAGCAGGAGCAAGAGTTATTCACTTACATATTCGTGAGGATGATGGAAGTCCTTCTCAACGTTTGGAAAGATTTCAAGAAGCTATTTCTGCTATTCGTAAGGCCGTTCCGGAAATCATAATCCAAATTAGTACGGGAGGAGCTGTTGGGGAAGCATTTGAAAAACGCCTTGCCCCTCTTGCTTTAAAACCAGAAATGGGTACTCTTAATGCTGGAACTTTAAATTTTGGAAATGATGTTTTTATCAATCATCCTGCCGATATTATTCGCTTGGCAGAAGCGTTTAAAGAATATGGTGTAGTTCCAGAAGTTGAAGTATATGAATCAGGAATGATTGATTCTGTTGCCCGATTGATTAAAAAAGGGATTATAACTCACAGCCCGTTGCATGTTCAATTTGTTCTTGGTGTTCCTGGAGGAATGAGTGGGAAGCCTAAAAACCTAATGTATATGATTGATCATTTACATGAAGAAATTCCAACAGCAACCTGGGCTGTAGCTGGAATTGGTAAATGGCATCTTCCAACTTCTTTGATAGCGCTGGTTACAGGTGGCCACATTCGCTGCGGTTTTGAAGATAATATTTTCTATCACAAGGGAGTTATTGCTGATTCTAATGCACAATTGGTAGCTCGTTTAGCTAGAATAGCAGAAGAAATTGGACGCCCTCTTGCTACTCCAGAACAGGCACGTCAAATATTTGCCTTACATAAATAA